The following coding sequences lie in one Rutidosis leptorrhynchoides isolate AG116_Rl617_1_P2 chromosome 6, CSIRO_AGI_Rlap_v1, whole genome shotgun sequence genomic window:
- the LOC139855767 gene encoding uncharacterized protein: MPLRLPIHFRRTQLLPISYFSICNLQKVLRYNSISNSQSGISGAMSIWFVKVVCTVSVRRKSSVKEVSVSDYLRKNLDSSIAYSVIEHMGCNWNDPKSAYGFLEYSRSVLSVVHSVETYSFVLRSCCQLGVLDLAKKVIDLMRVDGLWPDSSLLGFVITTFVNAGKFDVGKELIINHLSNDGMISCVVINRLLSLLVKSNQVDEAVSLFENVTLRSQCYIADTCGFNIVICGLCRVNQVDKAFRFFTQMSKFGCSPDSVTYNTLLNGFCRVGKVDKAHELLKEICMVDGFSPDVVTFTSVITGYCKLGKMEDAIGLFYKMIDLGIRPNIRTFNAIIDGFGKIGNMVSVQNMYEKMLNFECTPDVYTFTSIIDGHCRIGNLHKGLKIWDDMNTRNVYPNVYTFSVLIHSLCKQSRLSEARDLLRQLNKRGDIIPKAFIYNPVIDGFCKAGNIDEANMIVKEMEEKRCKLDKMTFTILIIGHCNKGRMNEAISLFNKMVKDGCAPDSVTVNSLVSRLRKAGMPNEAFEIKKASLGVWVPQTDASCSKNIAIPVAV; the protein is encoded by the coding sequence ATGCCATTGAGGTTACCAATTCATTTCCGAAGAACACAACTTTTACCAATTTCTTATTTTAGTATTTGTAACCTACAAAAGGTGTTAAGATACAATTCGATTTCGAATTCGCAAAGTGGAATTAGTGGTGCCATGTCTATTTGGTTTGTTAAAGTTGTATGCACGGTAAGTGTTCGACGAAAATCCTCAGTGAAAGAAGTTAGTGTTTCGGATTATCTTCGGAAGAATTTGGATAGTTCGATTGCTTATAGTGTTATTGAGCATATGGGTTGTAATTGGAATGACCCGAAATCGGCTTACGGGTTTTTAGAGTATAGTAGGAGTGTGTTGAGTGTTGTTCATTCAGTTGAGACGTATAGTTTTGTTTTGAGGTCTTGTTGTCAGTTAGGTGTTCTTGATTTAGCTAAAAAGGTAATTGATTTAATGAGAGTTGATGGGTTGTGGCCAGATAGTTCGCTTTTAGGGTTTGTGATCACAACATTTGTGAATGCTGGTAAGTTTGATGTTGGCAAAGAGTTGATAATTAATCATTTGAGTAATGATGGCATGATTAGTTGTGTTGTTATCAACAGGCTTTTGAGTTTGTTGGTGAAGAGTAATCAGGTGGATGAAGCGGTTTCTTTGTTTGAAAACGTTACGTTAAGATCGCAGTGCTACATTGCTGATACGTGTGGTTTTAACATAGTCATATGTGGTCTGTGCAGGGTTAATCAGGTTGACAAGGCGTTCAGATTTTTTACCCAAATGAGTAAGTTCGGTTGTTCGCCTGATTCAGTTACCTATAATACCCTTTTGAATGGATTTTGTCGCGTTGGAAAAGTCGATAAAGCACATGAATTATTAAAAGAAATTTGTATGGTAGATGGATTTTCACCCGACGTTGTAACTTTTACTTCAGTTATAACAGGGTACTGCAAACTAGGTAAAATGGAAGACGCGATAGGCTTATTTTATAAGATGATTGATCTTGGAATTAGACCTAACATTCGTACGTTTAATGCTATCATTGATGGTTTTGGCAAGATTGGCAATATGGTTTCTGTTCAAAATATGTATGAGAAAATGCTGAATTTTGAATGCACTCCTGACGTTTACACTTTCACATCGATCATTGATGGCCATTGTCGGATAGGGAATTTGCACAAGGGCTTAAAGATTTGGGATGACATGAATACAAGAAATGTGTATCCTAACGTATATACGTTTAGCGTTCTCATCCATTCGTTGTGTAAACAAAGTAGATTAAGTGAAGCACGGGACCTATTAAGACAATTGAATAAGAGAGGCGATATTATTCCTAAAGCATTTATTTACAACCCTGTAATTGACGGTTTTTGCAAAGCAGGAAACATAGACGAGGCTAATATGATTGTTAAGGAAATGGAGGAGAAAAGATGCAAACTTGATAAGATGACGTTTACCATTTTAATTATTGGGCACTGTAATAAAGGGCGAATGAATGAAGCCATAAGTCTTTTCAACAAAATGGTAAAAGACGGTTGTGCCCCAGATTCCGTTACTGTAAATTCATTGGTATCACGACTTCGAAAGGCCGGTATGCCTAACGAAGCATTTGAAATAAAGAAAGCTTCATTGGGTGTATGGGTCCCGCAAACAGATGCTTCGTGTAGTAAAAACATAGCAATCCCTGTGGCTGTATAA